The following are encoded together in the Nicotiana tabacum cultivar K326 unplaced genomic scaffold, ASM71507v2 Un00001, whole genome shotgun sequence genome:
- the LOC142178824 gene encoding (-)-camphene/tricyclene synthase, chloroplastic-like: MRQPIWADLCKSFIREARWYYSGYVPTLKEYMDNAWISIAVPMVLVHAFFLVTNPVPKEALESSSKYPDLIRCSATIFRLADDLATSSDELKRGDVPKSIQCYMNEKGASEEEAREQIRLCIKETWERMNTAQRENSLFSETFVEITKSIARTAHCMYLHGDGHGIQNGEVKNSTSKILFEPITPLY, from the exons ATGAGAC AACCAATT TGGGCAGATTTGTGCAAATCTTTCATACGAGAAGCAAGATGGTACTACAGTGGATATGTGCCAACTCTGAAAGAATACATGGACAACGCATGGATCTCAATTGCCGTTCCTATGGTATTAGTCCATGCATTTTTCCTCGTCACAAATCCAGTTCCCAAAGAGGCATTGGAATCATCAAGCAAATACCCTGACTTAATTCGCTGCTCTGCTACAATTTTTCGTCTTGCCGATGATTTAGCGACATCATCG GATGAATTGAAGAGAGGTGATGTTCCTAAGTCAATTCAGTGTTACATGAACGAAAAGGGTGCTTCCGAAGAAGAGGCGAGAGAACAAATACGTTTATGTATTAAGGAGACATGGGAACGGATGAACACAGCTCAAAGGGAAAACTCATTATTTTCTGAAACATTCGTCGAAATTACAAAGAGTATCGCAAGAACAGCACATTGCATGTATTTGCATGGAGATGGGCATGGAATTCAAAATGGCGAAGTTAAAAATAGTACCTCTAAAATACTTTTTGAGCCTATCACTCCATTATATTAA
- the LOC142178829 gene encoding terpineol synthase, chloroplastic-like: protein MDVAICTNVWMLHMATSKRPPSSTFLISSFSLGKPKASCLSTKTEPSPNQYSAISASDQNPTRRSGNYQPTMWDFEYIQSIHNDYAGEKYMKRFNKLKEEMKKMIMAEGSQELEKLELIDNLQRLGVSYHFKHEIMQILSNINLNAATGDSLYATALKFRLLREHGFHISQGNVFAKLISCLAEKLSFSRDRLVENLFWAVGIEFEPPHSYFRRMLTKVIAFVGIIDDIYDVYGTLDELEVFTDAIERWEIKAIDQLPDYMKICYLALFNITNEMAYEILKEQGIDAVPYLTKSI from the exons ATGGATGTGGCAATATGTACCAACGTATGGATGCTACACATGGCCACCTCCAAAAGACCTCCGTCATCTACTTTTTTAATTTCCTCTTTCAGCCTAGGAAAGCCAAAAGCCAGCTGCCTCTCTACCAAAACTGAACCATCACCTAATCAGTACTCTGCTATTTCAGCTTCAGATCAAAATCCCACTAGACGTTCAGGGAATTACCAACCTACTATGTGGGATTTTGAGTATATTCAGTCCATACACAATGATTATGCG GGAGAGAAGTATATGAAGCGTTTTAACAAACTGAAGGAGGAAATGAAGAAGATGATAATGGCTGAGGGATCACAAGAATTAGAGAAGTTGGAGCTGATTGATAATTTACAAAGACTTGGAGTTAGTTACCACTTCAAGCATGAAATCATGCAAATTTTGAGCAACATAAACCTAAATGCAGCTACAGGAGATTCATTATATGCCACAGCTCTGAAATTTAGACTCTTGAGAGAACATGGTTTTCATATCTCTCAAGGTAATGTATTTGCCAAACTAATTTCTTGCCTCGCAGAAAAGTTGTCATTTTCAAGGGATAGACTGGTGGAGAATTTGTTTTGGGCAGTGGGGATAGAATTTGAGCCTCCACACAGCTACTTCCGAAGAATGTTGACAAAAGTCATTGCTTTTGTTGGAATAATAGATGATATTTATGATGTTTATGGCACTCTTGATGAGTTGGAAGTCTTCACTGATGCTATTGAAAG ATGGGAGATAAAAGCGATAGACCAACTTCCAGACTATATGAAAATATGTTACCTTGCACTCTTCAATATTACCAATGAAATGGCGTACGAGATTCTCAAAGAGCAAGGGATCGACGCCGTACCCTACCTTACAAAATCTATATGA